Genomic DNA from Macadamia integrifolia cultivar HAES 741 chromosome 6, SCU_Mint_v3, whole genome shotgun sequence:
GCAGAACTATATACCAAAACAAAACACTGTACTATTATGTGAATCTCAGAACTAGTAACCTAACAGAACAGGAAAATTGATTCAGCAATTAGAAGGAAATCAAATCTGGCAGCACAAAGGGCCAGAATAAGAAGATAGTAATTATCTCCAGATCAACAGGTTTGATAAACCACAGATTATGGTCGAAGGTCTCCTTTAGGTATAAGAACAACTAACCCAAAAGTTGGGGATGATCTGACAGTCAGATTTCCTCAACAATAATTCGTGTAAAAAAATCCTTGCATGCAAATCCTTTGACAGAAAGCATAGTCATCATGGCATCAAGGTGAACCAAGGCGTTAGAGGGCTGCCTAAGCATTTAGGCGACAAATCGCcggccttaaggcgaacaaggcacctaatttttcattttccctattttctaacattatttagtatgttgcatataccttgtatcataaaaaatcaacattaagccacatcaagtcacattaagtcataaaaaatcaacatttagagacatgttcttgttctataataagtttgactggtcaaataataatatttttacatgagactttttgtattaggtataacataaaattaGTTTTCCAATAAACCTaggattacttaaatctgagttgtaatgacaaagttatatctcggtcaaacttattttaaagtgcatgaatgctgttaaaatcacctaaaagaaaataatttcatagacatcaaaacaaaaaattattttaccagacttttgtttttagcaatgttttaccatgataagattgaaaaatattcaaaaatgagaaaaccccaacatttgaaagttgaaaatcattcctacaacaaaaaaatctagtttttgttcttggattgagttgactttttatccaTTTGGAGTTtcattttttaactatttttattggatccaaatagggggtattttcttatttatgaataatatctaaaacgatatttgacataaataagtgccaaaagataaggcggcatgcagtgcaataaagCAACAGTCGCCCAGGCCCTGGGCAAACCACATGGATgccaaggcgacgccttgacaactatgtataAAAGTTGCAGAAACAAGGCTTTATTTACTTAatcagggaaggagaagaagggagaagaacaagagCAAGGGAAAGAGTAGGGCAGCCGGGCTTCCCACCCCAAGGTGTTTggatggatcaaacaccaactaGCATTGATCAAACACATGGAAGGGCATACCACAATAggcaacaaaaacaaaaaaaatcattaataaaaattcGGAGGTGAGGGGGCCTGTCGGCCAGGCTAGTTAGGCTCTATAAGCAGCCCACGATTTCTATGGGGGAttatttttggtttggtttattatttggttcagtttgggtCAGCCAGCTGGTCCAATTTAAGTCAAGTCTTTGTCTTTCTTAGAAGTCAAGTAGTTCCCTTTCTTGGTTCAGCTTCAATTTATAGTTTTAGAAACTAATGTATTATGAGTTTATTTCAGGTTTCCATTTATGGAACTTGTTGCTATGTAATCCCCCCCATCCACCCCCGAATTAGTCATAAGTAAAGCATAGGAGAGCCTCTAAGCCTCCAACGATTTTACAAATACACTTGCTTAGCTGCTGCTACGGTCTTCTCTGCTGAGATGGGtcttgtgtctgatcaaggcTGTGGAGCTGGTGTATGATCTGGCAGACTCTCTGTGTCTGAAGCCTGAGAGGTCCTCTTCTTCAAgttatcttcttcctttctccattCCTTAAGGTGCTACTGTTCTACCCAAAGTTCTACAGGTATTAGAATCAATCCTACTCTCAGTTCTACCCAGAAAATTAGAAAGTTCTGTGATATATTTTCAGACCTGCCCAGACCAAACCAGCCATCAGTTTGGGCTGATATTTGGATAGAAGGTGCCCCTCACCTAGGGAGGAACCCGATCCAAGGAGAACCTAATGTGGCCTGTGGTTGCTGAGATTTCTAAAATCTCCAagtttttgtcttctagtggtTTTTTCAGCAAATACCTGAAATTGATAGAAATATCTTGGCCTTTCCTGAATCCTATGCTTCTCTATGATATAGTTCATGATTGTTGGACTATGTGAGACTTATATCAGTCCCTGTTAGGCCCTACTTGGCTACCTACTGATCTGACATAAGGAGCCCCAACTCTTGATACCACTtatttctctccatctctctcctcgtccccttttttttcattttgtatttCTGCTGAGTGCCTTGTAACCACCGTGCTATAGCCTTCATCGACAGTTTGGGGTAGGAAACCTCCTTCCCGGTCGTCTCTGGGGACATCAATTCCCCTGTAGCCATCGTACTCCCCTGTGTTCTCTAAAATTCTATGTTGGGGACAACTACCCTATAGCCATCGTCCTCCCCATGTGTTCTCTGAAACCCTAAGTTTGATCCCTCAAAGCCACAATGCCCTGATTTGAACAGTGGATATTAACCCTAGTTCTTGACCTAGATCTAAGGGCTCATGAGTGATGGGTTCGGTAATCAGTAGATATTTAGAAAGGAAGTGTTTGGTAAACTAATCGGACCAGATAATATCCGGAATCCGTTTAGAAAAGCAAATTCAAATTCCGTATCATTTTACATATTCGGTTGGACAAACGGATCAAATTCATAGAGCGGTTTAAtaaatgaatttgaatttggataGTGTCCTATTCGAATTCGACCCGTTTACATCCCTATGGAACAATTCTAAACACTGATCATCCATTCTTCAGTCGTCCCTTCACTTCAAAATTTTGGAAGCAAGTCCTTGAAGCTTGTTGGCCTACTAGAAGAAGGATTCTCCCTCTATCTAGAGAATGGACTTGAATTATAATGACGTTTGTTGGGCCTTCTATACGTGATGTTGTTGGGAAGTTAGCCTTTTGTGCGACCATCAATCATATCTTGATGGAGCGAAATCTTCGtaaatggacttccaactcctgTTCTTTTGACTcgatttggaaagccattttTTTTATGTGAGCTCCAAATTAAAAATGTCACCCCCCCCTTGTcgtgactccccaaggaacaggcttattTTTGTTTCCTGGGAGCTCCCCCCTTTTCCTGTATCTCCTCCCGCTCAGTTTGATTTCCTTGGGCTTCCTCTtcggtaatgaatttatttattcacgaaaaaaaaaaaaaaaaagaaaaataaaggggaaCAAGGCATAATAAAGGAAAAGGGGTGAGGGCATAAATGGAAACTTAAAAGACAAAATAAAGGGCATGAGGAATCATGGGAAGAAATATATCGTCCAGCGATAAACCAGCCCCCCTTTCAAAGGATGAACTCACCCTAGAGTATTCTAAGTGAATTGAAATTTCAGTTGAAAAATCGCCACAGTAGACCCTCTCAGATCCAAAGCCAACAACCCTAACAACTCTTGAAGGAAGAAATCTCAGGACCTGCAACTACACTTGGCAGTAAGCAAGGTCCATGTACGGAGATGAGCTTGATTCTCACCACAGGGAAATCCTTTGAAATTGAGATTTCAAATAATAACCCAGGCTCGCTGAATCTTAGGTATCAACAACTACCCTGCTCCAGATTTCCTCAATAAAATAAACTTGGGTAAGATGGTCACTGACGGGAAAGCAAAGATACACTATAGCAGAAGGAGTATCTCTtagggagaagggagagaaagaagaagaataataagagagagggagggaaagAGACTTGCAAATGCACAGCCACCAGGCTTCACAACTCACAATTTCGCGCCTTCTCAATCTAGCTATTATTGATGGTTACATGgtataaataaggaaaaattaaaaaaggatCCTATTCtgactctaaaactgaaatataaTGGAACTCTATCACTACCTAGCCACTATTCAAAGTAAAATAAAGACTACAAGataaattcaaataaataaatatactaTTAATATTCTACTAAACAAAAAGACCCAAATTGCACCTGGCTCATCTCTGTCTGGAGTCCCAAACAGGTTCGGGCCGATCCACAGAAGCACTACTGCATCAATTCCCCCGGTGTTAAGAAAAACTCAACCTAAAGTTTTGTAAAACAATAGAGTCAGCACTACCCAATCGGTATCCACAAATAAAGGCTTTGATAGGGTCACGATCTTCTAATGATCATTGGCAAATAACATCTCTCCAATTGGAATATTATCGTGGGGTTTCACGTCTATAATCAGACCTCAATCAATTCCTCAACTTCAATTTTGATCAGGTCGTTTACTTCAGCTTGGCCGTCACTTTCGTCTTTCACCTACTCCTCGACCTCTGATCCACCTTTTGAAGATTCTAAATGCTTGACAGCTTATCATAGAAGTGATTATTATAACAGCAAGCTCTCGAAAACCTGTCTTAAAATCAAGAACCCCTGTCTGGGGATCACAAAGTTCTGTTTGCAATTTATGGAAACCATCTCTAATCAAAAGGAGTAAATCATATGAATCAACCTCCATGATGTAGCCTCAGGTTCAACCCTGATACCAATTGAGGTGGAACCCAGTTCAAAATACCATGTTGGGTTCTACAGGCCGACCTAATCACTATATAGTCCAACTCAAGAATTGAGTGGCAAAATTGTAAATATTTCAAAGTTAAAGGGGGAGTGGCATGACCGTAACCAACCAAACATTAAGGGAAGGATGCAAAAGGAATTACTATTTATTAAGTGAGGAAAAACTAGGAATAAAGACAAATAAAGGGGCAAGGCATACTAAAGGAAAAGAGGTGGGGGCATAAATGgaaacaaaatgacaaaataaaaggGAAGAGGAACTGTGGGAAGAAGTCTATCGCCTTCAACCTTGTGACTCTTTCTCCAGCAATAAACCAGCCTCTGTTACGAAGGGAGAACTCACCCTAGAGTATTGTGAATCGAAACTTCAGTTGAAGAATCGCCACAGTAGACCCTCTATAGATCCGATACCAACAACCCCTAACAGCTCTTGAAGGAAGAGATCTCAAGACCTGCAACTAAACTTGGCAGTAAGCAAGGTCCAGATATGAAGATGAGCTTGATTCTCACCACAGGGAAATCCTCGGAAATGAAATTTGAGGGTTCAAATCATAACCCATGCCCGCTGAATCTTAGGTAAATGATCCAGATTTCCAtcactaaaaaaataaacttgGGCAAGACAGTCACTGGTGGGAAAACAAAGATACACTCAATGACAGAAATTGACTGACAACAAAGGAGAGAGGGACGGAAGGAGAGCTCGTACAGGAGGGGGTaggagacacacacacacacagcccCCATGCTTCAGAACTCACAATTCCATTCCTTTTCAATCTAGCTATTCATGATGGTTACAtggtataaataaataaaaatcaaaagaatcccATTCtaactctaaaactgaaatataaAGGAAATCTATAACTACCTAGCCTATTCAAAGTAAATAAACGATCACAAGATAAATCCAAATAATAATAGACTACCAGTATCCTACTAGATAAAAGACCCAAATTGGACCCAGTCCATCTCCGTCTGGATTCCCAACCAGTTTTGGGCTGATCCATGTAAGCACTACTGCATCATTAATTCTTGCACATGCAATGTAAACAGTTTGCAAAATCTACATTTCTAACACACCCTTGGCATGTTAGTTCCACACCGGCTTACTTTATCCAGAAAATACTGGTAAATTAATTCCATCTGAAATACATGACTGTAATTTTTTTAGTCTTTCTGATTAAAAGGATTGTGCTTAAAGCATCACCCTGTAAGCATTCTGAGAATATTGGTAAAATTTATAAAAGGAGGAGGTCAAAGAGAACACAGATGTAtcagtataaaaaaaaaggaggtacAAAACAACTACCTCAAATCTTGAGGCCGCAACAAAGGAACCTTTGAATCATTAATTTCTCCTGATTTCCCATTTTTGTCATAAACAGGTCTAAGTGGAGAGGTCAGCATCAATCCATGGTTCATCCTTGAAGCACGTTTCCAGTGAAGCCTCTACAAACAATTGAGCTGAAGGTAAACAACCAAAACTATATAATGGGATAACAAAAACTTAAGGTAGACAAAGTTACTAAGTTATTCACATGGATATTTATAAGGGGTACGTTTCATCTACTGGAAGCTATATATGCCTAGTGGTAATCTGATTGGTGCCTAAACTGTGTTGGACATTTCTCACATCACTCTCCATTCATTGCCCAGCTTCAGCTCAATTGGACTACAGCACATGCAAAGAAGGTAGGAAAAATGGGTGTAAAAAGTACATCTCCTTTTGGAAAAATCTGGCCCACTGAATTAAAAGGAGAAGAATCCAATGCGTGCTGATCCATCCGATTCAGAAGGGCTACTACATTTGACATGTCACCAATCCAGAAGAAATCCTACCCATCCAACGAGAAATTATGAAATTACCCTCCCTAAGATAGAAATGACTGCCAATTAAGGACTGTTTGCTCCACTGCAGTGGAGAAAACCTTTCACCATATTTTAACACCAAAACTTACAATCAGATTAGCCAAAGAAATTCCAATGATGTCTCTGTTGGTTGCAATGTCAAGTCCTGAAAGTGAACTGCTATTCAAGTCAGAAGCCTTCGATCTAGGATCCTCCACGCAACTTCCATTAACAATGGCAAACAAGCTGTGTCCTGAAGAGACCTTGAAAAGCTCCTTCAATAACAAGAAAAACCAATACTTAGCTATTATATGTCAAATAGTAGAACAAGTTAGCCATCAAAAGATTTTATGGTAAACTTGCACAATGGTTAAAATACTGGTCCATTAGTGAGAGTGAAAGAAAATCACTATACGAATTACTGAGGAAAAAGTATTTGTCAAATTAGCATACCTCAGGGTTCTCAGTTTGTGGCCAAATCAGAAATTCCTCCCCAACTCGTGAACCAACAATCTTCACCCCGAGTCTTCTACAGACTTCAATATAAATGATGCTAATCAAAATTGCTGTCAACAAGGTAAAATTCATTAGGCATGATCAACTTACTGAATGGAAAAGAATAAGAGATATAGCGCCTTTCAAAGCAAAAAACTTCACCATCCCCGCATAGAGTTCCAATAGGAACAAAAGAGAAGAGTGCTTGCATGAATAAAGATAAGAAGAACCAGGAAAAGGATTTACCACTGCCACAGCCAGAGTTTAGCACCGCATGCAAGTATGAAAGCTTTGAGTCTAAGAGTACATGAAACCTTTTGAAGCCACGTGATTTGAAAAGAACTACATTTACAGCCTCCAAGACTTCCAACAAATGGCAACCTATGTCTCTCAAAACCAATTCCGCTTCCACCTCTTTGGCAATAGCATCCAACTCACTCAACCACTCAGTTATGCTCCTTCCAGCCAACGGAAGAGATTCCAAGGAATCCCACTCTTGTGCCTGAACAGAGACTGAAGATTCTCTCCTTTCATTCATTAGGGAGCAAGCATCCATGTTTCGATTGAAAGCCGTAAAGGTTTCATCCTCAGCCGCAACATATAGCAAAGCCTACAGCAATGTATTGGGCACAAAACAGAACTTCAGTGGAAGCATAGCCCAATATGCATAAGATGATACACAGAGGACACAGAGTACAAGGTCATTAATCTTCGGTTCTGCATCAATTTTCAGCCGCTATCAATAGTGAGATAAGTAGGTCCAGATTTCATTACATATAATACAAGATCAGAAATTTTAACCAAACATTAAAAACATCTCACATTTGTAGCAGCAAACGTAATAAAGTGAACCCAATGAATCACATTCAATAGCCATATAACTTAAAATTGAAGTAAGAGATGCAGATTCTAGTTAAAACTATAATTCAAGGAAGACAAAGAAACGGGTTTATAGTTTTATACCTTAGCAAGAGAAACATCTTTGTCCTTGGTCTGAAAGAAGATTTCTTGGGTGAATTTTTCCCTGGCAGCTTTAAGAACCTGCAATTGTTTGAGAGGGGCAAGCAAAAAGAGGGAGTCCAAGAAACAGAAAGAGATGGGCAGGTCAGGAAAAGAGAACTGAAATTTAAACAGAGACAAAAGGGTAGACTCTGAGATTATCTCTCCCCCTCAGTTGAAGAATGATAGATGATGGATTGATTAAATGATGAGTTTGTTGTCCAAACCGGGCGAGATTGTTGGTGGGAAGTAGTAATAACATGATCGAATGAAAACGGACCTCCTGGTAAAAATGGGAATCCCTGGCCTGACTGCTAAAAAGGGTAGTAGCAGAGGCATCAGCAGAAGCAGTCAGAAGGGAAAGGCTCCTGTGCGTCTTCTTCCCATTCCAACGACGATCATACCTGATGATCGTAAGAAGAAAGGGGTTTGGAATGCAGCACAAAACCTTCTTGCCCCACAAATAACAATACAACTCCAGACAAGTATGCATCTAATATAACAACATATAAGAAGAAGACaccaatgaaataaaataaaagctgctCTTCTGTTTTACCTGATTAAAGAAGTGCGCGGATAGCTCCAACTGCTACAGAAATCCGCAACGGTAGAGACCGGAAAACAAGCAGCGCCGGCTGCGGCAGCGGCGGCCGTCATGGTTATCGTGGCAGTTGTCGCTGATGTCAAATCAGAAAAGATCGGCAACGGTAAGGATAACATTAGTAAGATAAATAAGAATCGAGAATTCCCTCCGGATTCAATTCCATTATTACAGTTTACCGGAGAGGATTGATAGAATCAGAATATATCAGAGGGTCTGAAGAAGGGTAGGGAAGCGAAGCAGAtcgagagaagggaagaaaagggaTCATGCGTCATCATCATCGCATGAATAGGGAGAGGTCATGGGCTTTGAAGAAGCGGCGGCTTTGTTGATGTGAGCGATGGACTTGGGCTCGGGATAATCAGTTCCAATGAAAGGTGTAGTAGCggaagaggaagaataagaATAGTGACTGGAGAAGAAGACGACGTCGTCAACACCATCCATGGCGGAGACTTGAATCCCGAATAAACCTGAGATACCCAATGAGGTTGACACCATGAGCTCTGTAGCACTTCTTCCCCTCCTCCTTCCCTTCGGACAGAACTCTCCAACACCTTCAGGCATACCAGAGCTTTAATGAAGAGAAAGaatgaaataaagaagaggagagagagagagagagagagagaacgggTTTCCTCACCACTCTTCTCTATTTGATTGATTCTGGGATTTGATTTCCCTCCTTCCCCTCACTCTTAAGAACAGCAGAGAGGCAGAGAGggacagagagagagggagacgaCAGACGAGGGACGATCCGTGGAGCACAGCAAAgtgtgggtaattttgaagCGTGTAAGCCAAAGCTCATGGTTGGGTACCGCAGCGCTTGGCATTTATatgcatagtttttttttttttttttttttttttagatagatAGAAATGGTATTTATTtcccatatttttattttatttatttacatgcACGCTGTTGTATAATGTAAAAGGTGATAATGATATGACGATGGATCACGGCCAAGTGAGagcaaaaatatcaaaaaaaaaaaaaaaaagtgagggtaATCCAGAAGCGTGTAAGCCAAATGTGATGATGGGCGCTTCATAGTTTTATATATCTGATGATAAGACTCCTACCTAAAAGAAAAAGGCAACATATGATGATAAGACGGACCGGTTTGGTTATTCGTGGGGTTTGGCTTCAAACGAATACTTTACTTGGAGCCAACAATGAATTCCATtaataatgatttttttgaatCACTCAATGACAGTTTTAATGGGATTAGTCAAACCATTATTGTGACTACGGGTCATATTACATTTCAGAGAGGGTGTTAAACATCCCCATCTCTCTGGTTGAATTTCATTCcttgatgaaaaaataaaaaataaaacatttatACTACACAAGAATCTAAACTACATGATATAAAAGCTAGGGTTAGGTCTACATATCCGAAGCAGCTAACTACAATGAGAGGGTCAGTATACAAAAATGTAATGAaaagtgatgaggcaaaatatgtccccttcctcagcacggctgaagcgtgtatgcaaacctaaaTAGGACTGACCCattacctcggccctccatcaggccgtgctgccacatcggcccttcatcaggccgtgctgccacctcagcatctcatcaaGTCGtgatgccacctcggcatctcatcaagttgtgctgccacctcggccctccatcagtccgtgctgccacctcggtcctccatcaggccgtgctaccacctcggccctccatcaggccgtgttatcacctcggctcgaccaacctgtcacctccgctcggcacagtcaagtaatgaCCCgaaaacgtgcacacatccactccgaCATTCAAatgacgtgatccctgatcatgggggtaggactctatccactacacatcatcagaggcgtccacccctctcacgacttgcacctccaagatcaatggagaatatatccagaatatgccctggaaccaggaatattcccagaatcatggTGCCACTCCCCTcgaggactctacgcctaaactggactctccacaaacgctcctccttctctctctatcagcagcctataaataccaaggtaagcctccatcataggggatcgatcaatcactccttttattggaaaagctctcttgagcatctgatgtggaaagatctgacttaggcatcagaaaGTTCCTCGTTGGGTcaacccggctctcccctgtcatctcttctatgcaggtcggctggagcaccaggaactgcagggaaggtcATCCAGTCAATTTTTGCCGCATCCAATTGACGCCGTCCGTGGGAATCAGTTACAAAAATTAACCTtcgaccaatgcaattaaggagtgagaaggtcattTCTTCTACGACAACATGAGTAAGATCCACCCGCGAATTACCATTTGGATGTCCCCCTTCACCATCAATGGCagagcaggagaatgtcccagcagagacccctccacaaggaccCCAACAAACCATGCCTGATGCAcaagttgcccagggagagggggatcagcgcgagcagaaccctcagctatctcgccatgCCCCATCATCCCGGttaactcacccaaacatggaagagcaaATGCAGAGCCTGCAGCTACAGGTGTTAGTGACAAAAGCACTGGTGCAGGACTTCAtacgtcagttcggctcggcacttccagtgccacggactagttcagctcagcaGCCTAGGCCAGTTCTGGGCAAACAACTCAACGATGAATCTCTTGACAACAGtatcacccctcaatcaacagcaaggagGAGGCTTGCCCAAAACGTCACGTACTGTTCACTCGGTACCACCCCGCTTTCCTATCGAGGGGAGCAGACAAGGTCCCGTTCCAGCCCAGAATGGGAGAGCTATCGTTCCATGCGTCACCGAAGCCCAGAGACATATGAtgtccatagatccccaccccgggtaggaagaTGTCAGCAgtcgcctcaaagactcactagaggcgtGCATC
This window encodes:
- the LOC122082682 gene encoding uncharacterized protein LOC122082682 isoform X2; translation: MDACSLMNERRESSVSVQAQEWDSLESLPLAGRSITEWLSELDAIAKEVEAELVLRDIGCHLLEVLEAVNVVLFKSRGFKRFHVLLDSKLSYLHAVLNSGCGSAILISIIYIEVCRRLGVKIVGSRVGEEFLIWPQTENPEELFKVSSGHSLFAIVNGSCVEDPRSKASDLNSSSLSGLDIATNRDIIGISLANLIRLHWKRASRMNHGLMLTSPLRPVYDKNGKSGEINDSKVPLLRPQDLRLAIMASERLLILQPHNWALRRDHGMLLYYDRKYGEAVQELSICMAFAPIEEAEVLEPFVEKLHLLRLESSWKSLGHTGRLTIP
- the LOC122082682 gene encoding uncharacterized protein LOC122082682 isoform X1, whose product is MLSLPLPIFSDLTSATTATITMTAAAAAAGAACFPVSTVADFCSSWSYPRTSLIRYDRRWNGKKTHRSLSLLTASADASATTLFSSQARDSHFYQEVLKAAREKFTQEIFFQTKDKDVSLAKALLYVAAEDETFTAFNRNMDACSLMNERRESSVSVQAQEWDSLESLPLAGRSITEWLSELDAIAKEVEAELVLRDIGCHLLEVLEAVNVVLFKSRGFKRFHVLLDSKLSYLHAVLNSGCGSAILISIIYIEVCRRLGVKIVGSRVGEEFLIWPQTENPEELFKVSSGHSLFAIVNGSCVEDPRSKASDLNSSSLSGLDIATNRDIIGISLANLIRLHWKRASRMNHGLMLTSPLRPVYDKNGKSGEINDSKVPLLRPQDLRLAIMASERLLILQPHNWALRRDHGMLLYYDRKYGEAVQELSICMAFAPIEEAEVLEPFVEKLHLLRLESSWKSLGHTGRLTIP